One window from the genome of Emys orbicularis isolate rEmyOrb1 chromosome 10, rEmyOrb1.hap1, whole genome shotgun sequence encodes:
- the MAFK gene encoding transcription factor MafK isoform X1 encodes MGHYVLNVGSVSFPIPFENLVVLFFPVAISDQFCPGDCAQVMTTNPKPNKALKVKEESGENAPVLSDDELVSMSVRELNQHLRGLTKEEVIRLKQRRRTLKNRGYAASCRIKRVTQKEELERQRVELQQEVEKLARENSSMKLELDALRSKYEALQTFARTVARGPITPTKVATTSVITIVKSAEISSSSVPFSAAS; translated from the exons ATGGGTCACTATGTCTTGAATGTTGGGTCTGTTTCCTTCCCcattccctttgaaaatcttgttgTGTTGTTTTTTCCAGTTGCAATTTCTGACCAGTTCTGTCCAGGAGACTGTGCCCAGGTTATGACGACTAATCCCAAACCGAACAAGGCATTAAAG GTAAAGGAGGAGTCAGGAGAGAACGCCCCAGTGCTGAGTGACGATGAACTCGTGTCAATGTCCGTCCGGGAGCTGAACCAGCACCTGAGAGGTCTCACGAAAGAAGAGGTCATCCGCCTGAAGCAGCGGAGGCGCACGCTCAAGAACCGGGGCTATGCTGCCAGCTGCCGCATCAAGCGTGTGACACagaaggaggagctggagaggcaGCGGGTTGAGCTGCAGCAAGAGGTGGAGAAGCTGGCCCGAGAAAACAGCAGCATGAAGCTAGAGCTGGACGCCCTGCGCTCCAAGTACGAGGCATTGCAGACCTTTGCTCGTACCGTTGCACGGGGGCCTATTACCCCAACCAAAGTCGCCACCACTAGTGTCATCACCATTGTGAAATCAGCTGAAATCTCATCCAGTTCTGTGCCATTTTCAGCAGCATCCTAG
- the MAFK gene encoding transcription factor MafK isoform X2, whose amino-acid sequence MTTNPKPNKALKVKEESGENAPVLSDDELVSMSVRELNQHLRGLTKEEVIRLKQRRRTLKNRGYAASCRIKRVTQKEELERQRVELQQEVEKLARENSSMKLELDALRSKYEALQTFARTVARGPITPTKVATTSVITIVKSAEISSSSVPFSAAS is encoded by the exons ATGACGACTAATCCCAAACCGAACAAGGCATTAAAG GTAAAGGAGGAGTCAGGAGAGAACGCCCCAGTGCTGAGTGACGATGAACTCGTGTCAATGTCCGTCCGGGAGCTGAACCAGCACCTGAGAGGTCTCACGAAAGAAGAGGTCATCCGCCTGAAGCAGCGGAGGCGCACGCTCAAGAACCGGGGCTATGCTGCCAGCTGCCGCATCAAGCGTGTGACACagaaggaggagctggagaggcaGCGGGTTGAGCTGCAGCAAGAGGTGGAGAAGCTGGCCCGAGAAAACAGCAGCATGAAGCTAGAGCTGGACGCCCTGCGCTCCAAGTACGAGGCATTGCAGACCTTTGCTCGTACCGTTGCACGGGGGCCTATTACCCCAACCAAAGTCGCCACCACTAGTGTCATCACCATTGTGAAATCAGCTGAAATCTCATCCAGTTCTGTGCCATTTTCAGCAGCATCCTAG
- the TMEM184A gene encoding transmembrane protein 184A — MSNTTHADLSSSTEGGVGVTSMAGSTLQTGIFPLTDSSHLSPEDDSPLRALQNYSRDGQQIFLTTSAAQVISGIFVWSALILTIHQIYMHLRNYTIPKEQRYIIRILFIVPIYAFDSWLSLLLIGSHQYYVYFNSVRDCYEAFVIYSFLSLCFEYLGGESTIMSEIRGKPIASSCLYGTCCLQGMSYSIGFLRFCKQATLQFCIVKPLMAIVTIVLQAFGKYHDGDFNIHSGYLYITIIYNFSVSMALYALFLFYFATLELLRPFEPVLKFLTIKAVIFLSFWQGMLLAILEKCGVIPEVQIIDGKEVGAGTVAAGYQNFIICIEMLFAAIALRYAFTCQVYREKKENSTANVAPMQSISSGLKETMSPQDIVQDAIHNFSPTYQQYTQQSMQEAERKTPGQIGHPAPKADGQNSKRSKNIEKRVLMLSDDEL, encoded by the exons ATGAGCAATACCACGCACGCCGACCTGTCCTCTTCCACCGAGGGTGGGGTAGGCGTGAccagcatggctggcagcacgCTGCAGACCGGGATCTTCCCTCTGACAGACTCCAGCCATCTCTCCCCTGAAGACGACTCCCCACTGAGGGCCCTCCAGAACTACTCCCGAGATGGCCAGCAAATTTTCCTGACCACTTCGGCAGCGCAGGTGATCTCCGGAATCTTTGTGTGGTCAGCACTGATTCTCACCATCCACCAG aTCTACATGCACCTGAGGAACTACACCATTCCTAAAGAGCAGCGCTACATCATCCGCATCCTCTTCATTGTGCCTATCTACGCCTTCGACTCCTGGCTCAGCCTCCTCCTCATTGGAAGTCACCAGTATTACGTGTACTTCAACTCTGTGCGTGACTGCTATGAAG CATTTGTAATCTACAGCTTCCTGAGCCTCTGCTTTGAGTACCTTGGAGGGGAGAGCACCATCATGTCTGAGATCCGGGGGAAGCCCATCGC GTCCAGTTGCCTTTATGGGACCTGCTGCCTGCAAGGAATGTCCTATTCCATTGGGTTCCTCAGATTCTGCAAGCAG GCAACGCTGCAGTTCTGCATTGTGAAGCCCCTCATGGCGATCGTCACCATTGTCCTGCAGGCATTCGGGAAATACCATGACGGCGACTTCAA CATTCACAGCGGATACCTCTACATCACCATCATCTACAACTTCTCTGTCAGCATGGCCCTCTACGCGCTCTTCCTCTTCTACTTTGCCACCCTGGAGCTCCTGCGCCCCTTTGAGCCAGTCCTCAAGTTCCTCACCATCAAGGCCGtcatcttcctctccttctgGCAAG GGATGCTGTTGGCCATCCTGGAGAAGTGTGGGGTGATCCCTGAGGTCCAGATCATTGATGGGAAGGAGGTGGGAGCTGGGACGGTAGCTGCCGGCTACCAGAACTTCATAATCTGCATTGAGATGCTATTTGCCGCCATTGCTCTGCGCTATGCCTTTACCTGCCAGGTATACAGAGAGAAGAAGGAAAACTCAACAG CAAACGTGGCCCCAATGCAGAGCATCTCTAGTGGGCTGAAGGAGACAATGAGCCCTCAGGACATTGTCCAGGATGCCATCCACAACTTCTCCCCCACATACCAGCAGTACACCCAGCAGTCCATGCAGGAGGCGGAGAGAAAAACTCCTGGGCAGATTGGGCACCCGGCACCCAAAGCTGACGGGCAAAATAGCAAAAGAAGCAAAAACATTGAGAAAAGAGTGCTGATGCTCTCAGACGATGAACTGTAG